The Kribbella shirazensis genomic interval ACACCGGGCTGATCGAGACGGGCCGTTGTTGGTCGAGCGGGTCGAGAAGCTTGCCGAGGGCAAGGTCATCGCTTACGCCCCGCCGGCCCGAAGAAACGTCAGTCCGGTGTGGTGCCGACGAAGCGGACGCCGGTGACGAGTTCGGTGTCGATCGCGATGATGGTGTTCATCGGCTGGTCGACCCAGGGGTGGAGGGTTCGTTCGAGGCGGGCGACGCGGTCCGGGTCGTCGACGGTTCGCGCTGTGCCTGTGACGACGACGCTCCAGCCCAGGCGGCGTACCGCGTCGAGGTCGTCGGCCTCGTAGGCGACCACCTCGCCGGCGGCGCGGCTGACCGCGGCGGAGAGCCGCGTGCGGATGATGACCTGTCCGTTGTCGACGAGATGGTTGACGGGACGGATGGCTGGGAGAGCGTGCTGAGTGAAGACGACACGTCCGAAGCCGGCCGTTGCGAGGAGGGCCAGGGCAGTGTCTCTGTCGAGGTTCTCCAAGCGGCGGGCGATCGCCGTGGCATAGGCCGGCTCGTTCGCGTTCATGCTCAGTTCCGCAGTGGCTGGTCGGAGATCGGAGCTGCTCCGTCGTGTGCGGGGCAGGTCGGACACGGACGTCCCTTCGTCAGGCGATCTCCTGAGTATCGCAACCGTCCGGGGCCGGCTTGTAGGGCCGAAGGTCCCATCTTGCGGGGGCCATGAAGCGGTCAGCCGCTCAACTGTCCTGAGTGGGCTGATTGGACACTCAGGTGGCGGCTGACCGCTTACCCCATCGTTCCGGCTGACACGGCTCTGCGGCAGGGACGATCGCTCTTGATGTTCGGGCCCTTGTGCCCCTGGTGCCTTCGAGTCGCAGCTGGTAGGGCCCGTCCGGGAGTTGTGTCAGGACCTCTGCTTGTGATGAGGTAGTCGGCGGGTTCCCCGGCTGTCAAGGGGATGTTTCGGCTGTGAGGGGTTCCGGTCGGACCGTGGCCGGGGAACCCACCAAACCACTGGCTCGGAACTGGTCGGGGGCGACGCGCGTTCGTTAAGCCGTTGCAGCACTGCGGTCATGTGGTGTGTCGATGACCGGCGACGGCGTGAACGACGGACTCGCGCTCACGGACGCCGACATCGGCGTTGCCATGGGCAATGGTTCGCCGGCTGCCCGGGCGCCGCGCAGCTGGTGCTGCTCGAGATCACGCCGTACGGTCTGCTGGCGGCACTCGTGCTGGCAGGAGCCGGCATCATTCTGGTTGAGACCATATCCCGCGTCGTCCGCCCGAGGTGACGACAGGACTTTGTACCCTGTGCAGTCGTCCTGGAGCGGATTATTGGTGGGCATATGACCGATTCGACCTGGTCCCCGTCGATGGTGGCTCCGCGTGATCCGTGGTTCCGGCAGCACCCGCGCACTGCTCTCGCCTTGGCGGCGGGACTGTACCTCACAGTGCTGTCGCTGACGGTCTACGCCGGGCCGCCTGGCGACGACTATTTCTTGCTGTACGTCTTCCCGGTCGCGCTGATCACGATCACGTTCGGCTGGCGCGCGGGTCTGACTGCCGGGCTGACGGCCGTTGCCTTCGTCATTGCCTGGGTCGTACTGCGTGACGTGTCGCTCACCGCTACAGGCTGGGTGGCTCATGCCGCGCCGATGCTGGTGCTGGGACTGCTGCTCGGTAGAGCTGCCGACCGGCTGCGCTCGGCCGAGGCTGCGCGTCTCCAGTCGGAGGCAGCCGCGCTGTTGCATCGCGAGGCCATCGAGATCAACGACCTGCTGGTGCAGGGCATGGCCGTCGCCCGGTGGTCCCTTCAAGCCGGTCAGATCGACGCCGGCCTGAAGGTCCTCGACGAGACCCTGAGTCGGGCCCAGGAGTTGGTCTCCGATCTGATCCGGCGCGCCGACATGGGCAGTCGCTCCGAGCCACTCGACAGGTCCGGAGACAGTCACAGCGTGTGGCGTTGAACACCGGAGGGACAAGTGGTCCTGTCCGGAACGGGCCGTTGGTCTCTGGGGTGAAGCGGCCGCCGGTCGGACCCTCGGACCACCGCTGCAGTAACGCACGGTTGTGAGGGGGAGACCGATGAGATTCAGGAGAACTGCCGGGGTGGTCGTGGGGATCGCCGTCCCGGCGCTGGGATCCGGCCCGGCGGCGGGGTCAGACGAGGCGCAGTTCGTGCCGGGGGAGAGCAACGTCGTACCGGCGACTGCGCGGCCTGCGACCGATGTGGGAAGGACTGCGTTGGGTACGGCGGCTGCGCCGTTCTACGCGTGCCCCGGGTTCAGCGGGCTGGACGCCCAGAATCCGCTGGCGAACCAGTACGCCGACAAGTTCACCTGGAAGCCGTACGCGCCCTACACGGTCGGCAACGGTGGCGGCAACATCAACTGGTCGCTGAACCCGTACAAGAACGCCAGCTTGTACATGTGGTTCCACTCGCTGCGCTGGATCGGCCAAGGCGTCATTGCCGCCAGCAACGGTGACCTGACCGCCCTGACCCGGGTGAACACGATCGCGTACGACTGGTACCGCGAGGCCTGGAACCAGTCATGACAACTCCGGCGCTCTCGGCAGCGCACCTGGGCAAGCGATTCGGCGATCGCGTCGCCGTCGACGACGTCAGTTTCACGGTGGCGCCGGGCGAGACGTACGGTCTGCTCGGCCCGAACGGCGCGGGTAAGACCACCACGATCCGCCTGGTCTGCGGACTGCTGAGGGCCGACCGGGGCGAGGTGCTGGTGGCCGGCTCTCCGGTCGGTCCGACGAGGCCGGACGCGAAACGGCAGATCGGGTACGTTCCGCAGGAGATCGCTCTCTACCCGGATCTCAGCGCCCGCGAGAACCTGCGGTTCTTCGGGCGGCTGTACGGGCTGCAGGGCAAGCCGCTGAATCATCGGGTCGGCAAGGTGCTCGAGTTGATCGGGCTGACCGACCGCGCCGGTGATCGCGTGGAGTCGTTCTCCGGTGGGATGCAGCGGCGACTCAACATCGGGGCGGGACTCTTGCACGAGCCGTCGCTGCTGATCCTCGACGAACCCACGGTCGGCGTCGATCCGCAGAGCAGACACGCCGTGATGGAGAGTGTCCAGTCGTTCGGCGCCGCGGGGTTGGCTGTGCTGTACACCACCCACTACATGGAGGAGGCCGAGCGGCTCTGTGACCGCGTCGGGATCATCGACCATGGCCGGCTGGTCGCCGAAGGCACGCGCCGGCAGCTCGTCGCCCGGCTCGGGGAGCGCGATCGGATCAGCCTGTCGGCGACCGGCGATCTGGCCGTGCTGGCGGAGAAGTGCGGCCTGCTCGCCGGCGTCGACCGCGCCGACGTGAAGGACGGCGAGGTTCAGTTGCTCGCGTGCGAAGGGCGCCGGCTGTTGCCCGACGTACTGGAAGTCGCCGAGCGGACCGGTGTGTCGGTGCGGTCCGTGGAAGTGGACGAGCCGGATCTCGAGGCCGTCTTCCTGCACCTGACCGGTACGGCCTTGAGGGAGTGATGATGTACGCCGCACTCGTGATCGCCGCCAAGGACCTCCGCCAGCGCTTTCGCGACCGGTCGGCGCTGATCCTCGGCTTCGTCGCGCCGATCGCGGTCGCTGCGTTGATGAGCTTCGCGTTCTCCGGCGTGGAGAGCTTCCATGCCGACGTGGCTGTGATCGACAACGATCGCGGCCGGATCGCGACCGCGCTGCGCACCGCACTCACCGGACCTGAACTGTCCGGTGTTCTCACCGTTCGCGAGGCGGACGACGAGGCCCAGGCACGCCGGATGATCGACGACGGCGCCGCCGGCGCTGCCCTCGTGATCCCGGCAGGATTCAGCGCGGCGGCGGTCGGTGACGAGCCGATCGGGCTCCGCGTCCTGGCCGATCCGGACGAACCACTGCAGGCGGAGGTGGCGCGGGCAGTCGCCGATGCCTATGTCACGCAGCTCAACGCCGGGCGGCTCTCGGTGCATACCGCGTTGGCGGCGGGCGTGCCCCGCAGCCGCGGCGACGAACTCGCCGCGGCGGTGGCCGGCCTCCGGCTGCCCGAGTCGCTGGAATCGCGGCCGACGGGCCACCGGCAACTCACCACCGCGAGCTACTACGCACCCGCGATGGGGATCATGTTCGTGCTGTTCGCCATCGGTTTCACCGCGCGCAGCTACTTCATCGAGGGGCGCAGTGGGACCCTGGAGCGGATCGGTGCGGCACCTCTGCGGCGTGGCACCGTACTGCTCGGGAAGTCGCTTGCCGTGTTCGTCTACAGCGTTGTCAGTCTGGGGACCCTCGCTGTCGTGTCCTCGGTCGCGTTCGACGCGCGGTGGGGACCGCTTCTGCCCGCTGCGGCGTTGATCGTCGCGATGTCCACGGTTCTGGTCGCCCTGACGACTCTGGTCGTCGCGGTGGCGCGGACCGAACGACAGGCCGACGGTTTCGCGACGATCATCACGTTCGTGCTGTTACTGCTCGGTGGCAACTTCGTTCTGATCAGCCAGGCACCGGAGGCGCTGCGGCGCCTCGCCTTGCTGACGCCCAACGGCTGGGCGCTTCGCGGATTCACCGACCTCGCCACCGGGGCCGCCGCGACCAGCGCGATCACCCCGGTACTGATCCTTCTCGGGATGGCTGCCGCCATCGGGGCGCTGTCCGCGCTCGTCACATGCTGGAGGTCGACATGAGGACCGCGTTCGCCGTGGCTGGAGCGTCGCTGCGCCGGATCGTGCGTGACCGGACCGCGGTGTTCTTCATCGTGGTGCTTCCGGTCGTCATCATGGTTGTCATCGGTGCCGTGGTGCAGAACCCGGGCGGCTTCCGGATCGGCGTGCTCGCCGGCAGCACCTCCAGCCGGCCGCTCGCCGCCAGTCTGGTCGAGGAACTGGCGGCCGTCGGCCCTCTGCACACGATGACCGCCGAGTCGGACGCACGGACGGCGCTGCGTCGTGGAGAGCTCGACGCAGTGGTCCTGGTACCGGCCGGCCTGGACACCGCTCTACTCGCCGGGGACCCAGTAGGGATCCCTGTGCTGGCCGGCGGCGCCGAGTCGACGCAGGCGGCCGTCCGCTCGGCGATCGCGGCCGCGGTGGCGCGGCACGCGGAGCGGATCCAGGCGGCGGCCTTCGCTGCCCGCACGACCGGCTCCACGACGGCGCAGCAGCTGCCGACGGCAACAGCGCTGCAGCGCGCGACTCCGCGGATCGGGATCAGCACGGAGAACGTCGTGACCGGCAGCGACTACCTTCCGCTCGGCTACAGCTACAGTGCGCCGACGATGCTGGTGCTCTTCGTGTTCATCAACGCTCTGGCCGGCGGGGCGGCCATCGTGCAGACCCGGCAGCTCGGGATCTACCAGCGGGCGCAGGCCGCACCGATCCGGGTCCGGAGCGTGGTGCTGGGTGAGACGTTGTGCTACCTGATCTTCTCGCTGCTTCAGTCCGTCCTGATCGTGGCGGTCGGTGCGGTGCTCTTCGGCGTGAGCTGGGGAGATCCGCTGGCAGCGGTCGTGCTGATCGGTACCTGGGCGGTCGTGGGGACGGGGGCGGGCATGCTCAGCGGTGCGGTGTTCAAGACGCCCGACCAGGCGTCCGCCATCGGCCCGGTCATCGGCATCGCGTTCGCCATGCTCGGCGGGTGCATGTGGCCGCTGGCGATCGTGCCGGACGCGGTCCGCACGCTGGGGCACATCACGCCGCACGCGTGGGCGGTGGACGCCTGGATCACCGTGCTGTCCCGAGACGGTGGCGTCGCGGACATCGCCGGCAACCTCGCCGTACTGGCCGCCTTCGCCCTCGGCATGCTCACGCTGGCGTCGGCGGTCCTCCAACGCCGGTTGACCAGCTGACGTGCTTCCCGATCACACCGTCGACGTCGAGCCGGCGGGCGTGATCCAGGGCCTCCTCGGTATCCACCGGCCAGGTGAAGACGACCTGGCCCGCCTGCCGTAGCTCGGTGACCAGTTCCGGGGTGAGCAGCCGGCGATGGACGCAAACGCCGTACGGCGGATGCGGCGATCGGCGCCGCAGCCGCGAACGCAGGCGCCGGAGGCCGCGCCGGCTGCCGGCCGAGAGGACGTGTCGTACGTTCGGCAGGTGCCGGAATGCCGAGAGCATCCACCAGTGCTGTGTGCAGATCGTAATCGTCGTGTCCGACAGGACTGCGGCCAGTCTGGGCGCCAGGCGTGGGTGGATTCCTTTGAGGTCGAGCATCAGCCGGGGATCACCGGCTGCCGCCGCGAGCAGCTCCTCGACCTGGGGAACCCGGCGGCGCAGGACGAGCTCACCGCGCTCCCACAGCCACCACGGCCCGAGGGTCTTGTGGTGGCGGATCTCGAGCCGGCCGCGGTACGCGTGGACGTCCGCCTCGACCAGGTCGGCGCCACGGTCGAGCGCCGACCTGAGAGTGCCCAGGTGGTTGCCTGCTCGGTGCGCGATGACGAGCGGACGTCTCACGGCGTCCCCGGGCGCGGCTCGGTGAACCAGCCGCGCCAACGCAGGAACAGGAAGGTGCCTCCCAGCAGGAGGGCCGGAACCCAGTAGAGCAAGGCGGTCAGCGCGACCGCACCGAACGCGGCGGTCCAGGACACACCGATCGAAGCCAGTCCCGCGACCAGGGCACCCTCGCGAGGGCTGGCACCGTGAACCCCCGGAAGCACCCCGGCGATCTGGCTGGCGCCGAAGATCGCGACCAGTTGGAGTGCGGGCACAGAACCCCCGACCGCGTCGATGGAGGCGAACAGGAGACCGAGAATCGTGGCTTGATAGCCGACGGACAACAGGATCCCGTAGGCGAACACCTTCGGCGACGGCCATGGCCAGCGCGCGGTCAGGCCAGGACGGCGCCGCCGCACGACGAGAGCCACGACGAGCACCGCCGCAGCTGCACCGGCAGCGATCGCGATCACGCTCGCCGGCAAGGTCACCCCGGTGATCACCACGGCCGCGATGAGACCGATCGCACCGACGAAGCGGTCGAGCGCGACCTCGGCGGCGGCGCTGGAGCGCCGTACACCGACCGTCTCCAGCCGGTGCACCCGCCACAGATCGGCGCCGGCATGCCAAGGGGAGATGAGGCCGAGGATCTCGCTTTCGGCATAGGCACGCAGGTGCCATGGCCGGGTTCGTCCGCTGGTCGAGATCGCGTGCCAGCGCAAGGGGCAGAGTACGTACTTGCCGATCGCGAACGGCAGCAGACCGACAATCGCCGGCAGAACCGCGGTGTGTGGGACGCGGTCGACGTTCCAGAGGGAGAGGGCGACCGCGGCGACGAGTGCGGCAACGCGCAGACCGCGATGGGCGACGATCCTGCGCACACCGCGCACGAGCGGGTGATGGCCCAATTGCATGAGGGGTTCCTTCCGGGCCTGGCCTTTCACTAGAAGGACGATAACCGGCCCGCGCAAGGCCATTGGTCCCAGGGCGTCGGGCGGTCCGGCCCTGGTCCGGACACGGCCCTTCCGCGACGGTGAGAGGGGGCGAGCAGCGAAGGGGAGGGACTGTTGTGTTGCGCATGAGCAGCCGCAAGGGACAGGTAGTTCGTGAGGTGACGGTGATTACGGCTGCGATCGTGCTGTACTTCGGTGTTCGCGGACTCATGACGAGCAGAGTCGACGTGGCTTTCCGGAACGCCGGGTACATCGTGGATCTCGAGCGCGCCGCCGGCGTGTTCGTCGAGCCGGGACTGCAGCAGGCTGTGACCGAGCATAGTTGGCTGGTCGAATCGCTGGGGTACATCTACATCTACGGTCACTGGCCGGTGCTACTAGTCACGCTGCTCTGGTTGCTGATCCGGCACCGCGAGGCGTACCGGAGGTTTCGCAACGCAATACTGCTCTCGGGCGGTGCCGGGCTGGTGATCTTCGCCCTGTTCCCGGTCGCGCCGCCGCGATTCCTGACGATGTACGGCTTCGTCGACACGGTCACCGAGCGGACCTCGGCGTACCGGGTACTCCAGCCGCCGGCATTCGTGAACCAGTACGCCGCCGTACCGAGTCTGCATTTCGGCTGGAACCTGCTGATGGGCATCGCTGTGGCCGCGTTCGGCGGCCACTGGATCATTCGCTTGTTCGGCTGGTTGATGCCGCTCCTGATGCTGGCCGCGATCGTTCTGACCGCGAACCACTACCTGTTCGACGGTCTCGCCGGGGGCGCCCTCGCCCTGCTCGGTTTGCTCACCGCCGCTCACTTCAGCAGGAGGCGCGGCTTACGTGCGGGGGCGCTGGGCCCACGGGACCAGGCGGCGGCCCTGGATCGTGGCGACGCCGAGCCGGATCAGCTGGGGCTCGTCCATCGGGAGCCAGGAATGTAGCGGCAAAGTACTGCGCAGCTCGGCGGCGTCGTCGGCGGTGACGACGGACAGGCGGCCGATGGCCGTGACGGTCCATCCGAGGTGGCGCTCGATGTTTACGTCGTCCGCCTCGAACGCGACGACGTCGCCGCGCTCGGCGGCCCGTAGCTTGTCGCCGGGTCCGGTGCTGAAGACGATCGTGTCGCGGTCCAGGACGAAATTGACCAGCCGGACCGCGGGAAGTCCGCCGTACGTGTGGACGAGGCGCCCGAACGCGACCGACCCGAGCAGTTTCAGACAGTCCGCAGTACTGACGATCTCCAAGCGGGAGTGGTCGAACCTGGTCATCGGAACACCTCCTGACGTGGGCACGGATCGATCCGGCCACGAGTCAACGATGATCCGGTGGTCCACCACGATGCAGGGCCGAACGTCCCGTGCTGCGGCGACGCATGACCTCTGGGATCTCTTCGAAGGGCAAGGCAATGGGGCGAGCAGGTCTTGCGGTCCCATCGATGCGGGCCTCAGGCCGGGCGGGTCGGGACCTTAGGCCCTGACACGAGCGGTGGCGCCGGGGTGAGCCTGGCAGTACTTCGGTCGTCGAGTAGGTTGGAGAGACGTGAACGGCAACCCGATCGTGACGGGGTACGACGGATCGCCGGCCAGTTCGGCCGCTGCCGACTGGGCCGCGGTCGCGGCCGAACGGTGGGCAGGCCGACTCCGCGTCGTCCATGCCGTCCCGTGGCCGATCCTGCGGACCGCGAGCGGTTCCGCGACGACTGTCGGACTGGAACAGATCCGCCGCGCCGCCGAGCGGTTGCTCGCCAAGGCCTGTCGTCCCCTGCGCCTGGCCCATCCTGATCTGCAGATCGAGGCAGCGGTGGTGGTGGGCGACCCCGTCGCAGTGCTCGTGCGCGAGGCAGCGGAAGCATCCATGCTGGTACTCGGGTCCCGTGGTCTGGGCGAACTCCGCGATCTCGCGGCCGGTTCGGTGATGGCTCACCTGGCGACGCACGCTCCGTGCCCGGTGGTCGTCGTACCGGCCGGCTGGCCGCGGCGTACCGACGGACCGGACGAGATCGTGGTCGGTGTCGACGGGTCGGAGCTGTCCATGGCGGCGATCGGCTTCGCGTTCCGGTACGCCGAGGTGATGGGTGGGTCGGTGACTGCGCTGATGGCGTGGCACGACCCCCAGAGCACCGGGCCCGGCGACATCGTGCCGGCCGTCTATGACATCGACGCACTCGAGCAGGACAGCGCGGCTGTCCTGGGCGAGACCCTTGCGGGACAAGCTGTCGACCATCCGGGGGTGAAAGCCACCGAG includes:
- a CDS encoding pyridoxamine 5'-phosphate oxidase family protein, with protein sequence MTRFDHSRLEIVSTADCLKLLGSVAFGRLVHTYGGLPAVRLVNFVLDRDTIVFSTGPGDKLRAAERGDVVAFEADDVNIERHLGWTVTAIGRLSVVTADDAAELRSTLPLHSWLPMDEPQLIRLGVATIQGRRLVPWAQRPRT
- a CDS encoding ABC transporter permease, which produces MRTAFAVAGASLRRIVRDRTAVFFIVVLPVVIMVVIGAVVQNPGGFRIGVLAGSTSSRPLAASLVEELAAVGPLHTMTAESDARTALRRGELDAVVLVPAGLDTALLAGDPVGIPVLAGGAESTQAAVRSAIAAAVARHAERIQAAAFAARTTGSTTAQQLPTATALQRATPRIGISTENVVTGSDYLPLGYSYSAPTMLVLFVFINALAGGAAIVQTRQLGIYQRAQAAPIRVRSVVLGETLCYLIFSLLQSVLIVAVGAVLFGVSWGDPLAAVVLIGTWAVVGTGAGMLSGAVFKTPDQASAIGPVIGIAFAMLGGCMWPLAIVPDAVRTLGHITPHAWAVDAWITVLSRDGGVADIAGNLAVLAAFALGMLTLASAVLQRRLTS
- a CDS encoding lysylphosphatidylglycerol synthase domain-containing protein; the protein is MQLGHHPLVRGVRRIVAHRGLRVAALVAAVALSLWNVDRVPHTAVLPAIVGLLPFAIGKYVLCPLRWHAISTSGRTRPWHLRAYAESEILGLISPWHAGADLWRVHRLETVGVRRSSAAAEVALDRFVGAIGLIAAVVITGVTLPASVIAIAAGAAAAVLVVALVVRRRRPGLTARWPWPSPKVFAYGILLSVGYQATILGLLFASIDAVGGSVPALQLVAIFGASQIAGVLPGVHGASPREGALVAGLASIGVSWTAAFGAVALTALLYWVPALLLGGTFLFLRWRGWFTEPRPGTP
- a CDS encoding glycerophosphodiester phosphodiesterase; amino-acid sequence: MRRPLVIAHRAGNHLGTLRSALDRGADLVEADVHAYRGRLEIRHHKTLGPWWLWERGELVLRRRVPQVEELLAAAAGDPRLMLDLKGIHPRLAPRLAAVLSDTTITICTQHWWMLSAFRHLPNVRHVLSAGSRRGLRRLRSRLRRRSPHPPYGVCVHRRLLTPELVTELRQAGQVVFTWPVDTEEALDHARRLDVDGVIGKHVSWSTGVGGPPTPA
- a CDS encoding universal stress protein; this translates as MNGNPIVTGYDGSPASSAAADWAAVAAERWAGRLRVVHAVPWPILRTASGSATTVGLEQIRRAAERLLAKACRPLRLAHPDLQIEAAVVVGDPVAVLVREAAEASMLVLGSRGLGELRDLAAGSVMAHLATHAPCPVVVVPAGWPRRTDGPDEIVVGVDGSELSMAAIGFAFRYAEVMGGSVTALMAWHDPQSTGPGDIVPAVYDIDALEQDSAAVLGETLAGQAVDHPGVKATENLVRGPAANVLVDASRRARLLVVGSRGRGRFLGLMLGSVSRAVLHHAQCPVAVVRTTAEGKERDN
- a CDS encoding pyridoxamine 5'-phosphate oxidase family protein — protein: MNANEPAYATAIARRLENLDRDTALALLATAGFGRVVFTQHALPAIRPVNHLVDNGQVIIRTRLSAAVSRAAGEVVAYEADDLDAVRRLGWSVVVTGTARTVDDPDRVARLERTLHPWVDQPMNTIIAIDTELVTGVRFVGTTPD
- a CDS encoding ABC transporter permease; the protein is MYAALVIAAKDLRQRFRDRSALILGFVAPIAVAALMSFAFSGVESFHADVAVIDNDRGRIATALRTALTGPELSGVLTVREADDEAQARRMIDDGAAGAALVIPAGFSAAAVGDEPIGLRVLADPDEPLQAEVARAVADAYVTQLNAGRLSVHTALAAGVPRSRGDELAAAVAGLRLPESLESRPTGHRQLTTASYYAPAMGIMFVLFAIGFTARSYFIEGRSGTLERIGAAPLRRGTVLLGKSLAVFVYSVVSLGTLAVVSSVAFDARWGPLLPAAALIVAMSTVLVALTTLVVAVARTERQADGFATIITFVLLLLGGNFVLISQAPEALRRLALLTPNGWALRGFTDLATGAAATSAITPVLILLGMAAAIGALSALVTCWRST
- a CDS encoding ABC transporter ATP-binding protein, with amino-acid sequence MTTPALSAAHLGKRFGDRVAVDDVSFTVAPGETYGLLGPNGAGKTTTIRLVCGLLRADRGEVLVAGSPVGPTRPDAKRQIGYVPQEIALYPDLSARENLRFFGRLYGLQGKPLNHRVGKVLELIGLTDRAGDRVESFSGGMQRRLNIGAGLLHEPSLLILDEPTVGVDPQSRHAVMESVQSFGAAGLAVLYTTHYMEEAERLCDRVGIIDHGRLVAEGTRRQLVARLGERDRISLSATGDLAVLAEKCGLLAGVDRADVKDGEVQLLACEGRRLLPDVLEVAERTGVSVRSVEVDEPDLEAVFLHLTGTALRE
- a CDS encoding phosphatase PAP2 family protein; this translates as MSSRKGQVVREVTVITAAIVLYFGVRGLMTSRVDVAFRNAGYIVDLERAAGVFVEPGLQQAVTEHSWLVESLGYIYIYGHWPVLLVTLLWLLIRHREAYRRFRNAILLSGGAGLVIFALFPVAPPRFLTMYGFVDTVTERTSAYRVLQPPAFVNQYAAVPSLHFGWNLLMGIAVAAFGGHWIIRLFGWLMPLLMLAAIVLTANHYLFDGLAGGALALLGLLTAAHFSRRRGLRAGALGPRDQAAALDRGDAEPDQLGLVHREPGM